A single region of the Schistocerca serialis cubense isolate TAMUIC-IGC-003099 chromosome 7, iqSchSeri2.2, whole genome shotgun sequence genome encodes:
- the LOC126412483 gene encoding uncharacterized protein LOC126412483: MPVQEVEGWSVERSWGTETMSGPMTMIGPDKRRAQPVQVKVYRTSLEHFAVVFPQKKVCRPLGVVNLRHATLSRLDGDGAGAAPAFSVRHKGCDAADASLTFVAATARDLDAWLHAFSSRSASPAALPLPAVAEDEEA; this comes from the exons ATGCCGGTACAAGAGGTCGAAGGCTGGAGCGTGGAGCGCAGCTGGGGTACCGAGACCATGAGCGGGCCGATGACCATGATCGGGCCGGACAAGAGGCGTGCGCAACCTGTACAG GTGAAGGTGTACCGCACGTCGCTGGAGCACTTCGCGGTGGTGTTCCCGCAGAAGAAGGTGTGCCGGCCGCTGGGCGTGGTGAACCTGCGGCACGCGACGCTGTCGCGCCTGGACGGCGacggcgccggcgccgcccccgccttCAGCGTGCGGCACAAGGGCTGCGACGCCGCCGACGCCAGCCTTACGTTCGTGGCGGCGACGGCGCGCGACCTGGACGCCTGGCTGCACGCCTTCAGCTCCCGGTCGGCGTCGCCCGCCGCGCTGCCGCTGCCCGCCGTCGCCGAAGACGAGGAGGCGTAG